A single region of the Bdellovibrio sp. GT3 genome encodes:
- the udk gene encoding uridine kinase: MNSQRPHIIGVAGGSGSGKTFFARELQNLLGKDHCSILYQDNYYHDQSARFDGDGGSVNFDHPDSLDFPLLAQGLRTLKDGKALSVPIYDFVTHTRKIETESKHPTRIVLVDGILILHSPEVRAELDEAIYFDTPEFIRFERRLQRDVQERGRTPEGVQKQFDLQVRPMHNMFVEPSKAHAHRIIKDHEDYHRALAQVRLHLATKFNI; the protein is encoded by the coding sequence ATGAACTCACAACGACCTCACATCATTGGCGTGGCTGGCGGCAGCGGCTCCGGGAAAACATTTTTCGCCCGGGAGCTGCAAAACCTGCTGGGCAAGGACCACTGTAGTATCCTGTATCAGGATAACTACTACCACGATCAATCAGCACGTTTTGACGGCGATGGAGGTTCTGTTAATTTCGATCACCCGGACAGCCTGGATTTCCCTCTACTGGCGCAGGGCCTTCGCACTTTGAAAGATGGCAAAGCCCTGTCTGTACCAATTTATGATTTCGTCACACACACTCGCAAAATTGAAACAGAAAGTAAACACCCCACCCGCATTGTCCTCGTGGATGGAATTCTGATTTTACACTCCCCCGAAGTTCGGGCCGAATTGGATGAAGCCATCTATTTTGACACTCCTGAGTTCATTCGGTTTGAACGCCGTCTGCAACGCGATGTTCAAGAACGAGGCCGCACTCCTGAGGGAGTTCAGAAACAATTCGACCTCCAAGTCCGCCCCATGCACAATATGTTTGTAGAGCCTTCCAAGGCCCACGCTCATAGGATTATAAAGGACCATGAAGACTATCACCGGGCCCTGGCACAGGTTCGCCTGCACTTGGCAACGAAGTTTAACATCTAG
- the upp gene encoding uracil phosphoribosyltransferase has translation MQTRMKVINHPLLRHKLGYLRDRNTYSHDFRELVKEVTKILVYEAMKDWSQMEKVNIETPMAQATAYRISNPPIVVSVMRAGNGMLDAALSMLPFASTGFIGIYRDKFINNTVEYYFKMPPDVLGKEVFLCDPLIATADTIMACIDRLKSYGVGKIKVLSILVSEKGLQKIQHFHPDVEILTLDIETEMNDMGYLIPGLGDAGDRLFQTK, from the coding sequence ATGCAAACACGTATGAAAGTTATCAATCACCCGCTATTACGACACAAATTGGGTTACCTGAGAGATCGTAACACCTACTCCCATGACTTCCGTGAGCTCGTTAAAGAGGTTACGAAAATTCTGGTTTACGAAGCCATGAAGGATTGGTCCCAAATGGAAAAGGTCAACATCGAGACACCGATGGCCCAAGCCACGGCTTATCGCATCAGCAACCCACCTATCGTGGTGTCAGTGATGCGCGCCGGAAACGGAATGCTGGATGCGGCCCTTTCAATGCTTCCTTTCGCCAGCACAGGTTTCATCGGAATTTACCGGGACAAATTTATCAACAACACGGTGGAGTACTATTTCAAAATGCCCCCTGATGTATTGGGCAAAGAAGTGTTTTTGTGCGATCCCTTGATTGCCACAGCTGACACCATTATGGCCTGCATCGACCGCTTGAAAAGCTATGGCGTGGGTAAAATCAAGGTTCTTAGTATTCTGGTCAGCGAAAAAGGCCTTCAAAAAATCCAACATTTTCATCCTGATGTCGAAATATTGACTTTGGATATTGAAACCGAGATGAATGATATGGGATATTTGATTCCGGGCCTGGGCGATGCCGGAGACAGACTTTTTCAAACTAAGTAG
- a CDS encoding DUF1688 family protein — protein sequence MSNVSYAMEGVDFLLSPQAVRHSAEQILELTQKGQTHFNYHPEKMNGVVNYVLQVIRENYPELDIPFHSRWGHFKAGHVDRASWLRKRIQHLDPMEQARIKLDLVIPSVLLDAGAGNIWSFKEESTGKIFQRSEGLGIASYYLFIIGYLSDDLDEPLQATDLGLRTLSREALCKIFQVSSRNPLVGVEGRLQLLHNLGKAVSEKKDIFPLGRPGSMVDYLDAKYGKTVTGPQLLRAVLDGLGDIWPGRMQMNGVNLGDTWKYPKISGGMASFHKLSQWMTYSLMEPLMEAGFKLTDIDQLTGLAEYRNGGLLLDLGLITLKDPSMAEEIHTPDSEIVIEWRGLTVSLLDRIGQAVQRELKKDSTEFPLAKVLEGGTWWAGRKAAKDKRADGSPPLRIQSDGTVF from the coding sequence ATGAGCAACGTTAGTTATGCAATGGAGGGCGTGGATTTTCTTCTCTCTCCACAAGCCGTTCGCCACAGTGCTGAGCAAATCCTGGAGCTGACGCAAAAAGGTCAGACTCACTTCAACTATCATCCGGAAAAGATGAACGGTGTGGTCAACTACGTCCTACAGGTCATTCGTGAAAACTATCCGGAACTTGATATCCCCTTCCATTCACGTTGGGGGCACTTCAAGGCTGGGCACGTTGATCGTGCCTCTTGGTTGCGTAAGCGCATTCAACATTTGGATCCGATGGAGCAGGCCCGTATTAAATTGGACCTGGTCATTCCTTCTGTTCTCCTTGATGCCGGAGCCGGCAATATCTGGTCATTCAAAGAAGAAAGCACCGGCAAAATCTTTCAGCGCTCCGAGGGCTTGGGGATTGCCAGCTATTACTTATTTATTATTGGTTATCTTTCTGATGATCTGGATGAACCGCTTCAGGCGACCGATCTGGGCCTTAGAACCTTAAGCCGCGAAGCTCTGTGCAAGATATTTCAAGTATCCTCTCGGAATCCACTGGTTGGCGTCGAGGGACGTCTGCAGCTTTTGCACAACTTAGGCAAGGCCGTCTCAGAGAAAAAAGACATTTTCCCGTTGGGACGACCTGGCAGCATGGTCGACTACCTGGATGCAAAATATGGCAAAACCGTCACCGGGCCGCAGCTTTTGCGCGCAGTCCTTGATGGACTTGGTGATATCTGGCCGGGTCGCATGCAAATGAATGGCGTCAACCTTGGGGATACCTGGAAGTATCCAAAGATTTCCGGAGGAATGGCTTCGTTCCATAAACTATCCCAGTGGATGACCTATTCCTTGATGGAACCTTTGATGGAGGCTGGTTTTAAATTGACGGACATCGATCAACTGACCGGTCTTGCGGAGTATCGCAATGGCGGCCTGCTGTTGGATCTGGGGCTGATCACTTTGAAAGATCCCTCAATGGCTGAAGAAATCCACACTCCTGACTCTGAAATCGTCATCGAGTGGCGTGGTTTGACAGTGAGTTTGCTGGATCGAATTGGCCAGGCTGTGCAACGAGAACTTAAAAAAGACTCCACCGAATTTCCATTGGCAAAAGTTCTTGAAGGGGGCACCTGGTGGGCGGGTCGCAAAGCGGCCAAAGACAAACGCGCCGACGGATCCCCTCCCCTGCGCATTCAAAGTGATGGAACTGTTTTTTAA
- a CDS encoding GTP cyclohydrolase II: MNELKRSPHVVLTSHSSHVFKESLPIKWGAKSSKERGPVVGSLTDSKKRNAIGTHSGSYTVYRALSVAQGRYSTNHRPDLHNTESPVKIGPFPSWYDPDKIVSLDPWGFDIPAHFQEAYGCGYDVRPTIAVTQARLQIPEITEALEKGRLKIDGKIITENKDVKVTKVAIEPVWYLPGIAKRLNVDEGDLRKILFQETGGMFPELVTRPDLKVMLPPIGSTTVYIFGDPKDLANPEIELTCRVHDECNGSDVFGSDICTCRPYLIYGIEDAARTAQRGGVGIIAYYRKEGRALGEVTKFLVYNARKRQVGGDSAATYFHRTECVAGVEDARFQELMPDILNFFGITKIHNLHSMSNMKYDAIVKSGISVVNRISIPDYLIPADAQVEIEAKKAAGYFSQGMQKSVHELAMVQGRGIDEQR; encoded by the coding sequence ATGAATGAACTGAAAAGATCACCTCACGTTGTTTTAACTTCTCACTCCAGCCATGTGTTTAAAGAAAGCCTGCCGATCAAATGGGGCGCCAAATCCTCCAAGGAACGCGGTCCCGTCGTGGGCTCTTTGACGGATTCGAAAAAACGCAATGCCATCGGCACACATAGCGGCAGCTACACGGTCTACCGGGCTTTATCTGTGGCCCAAGGTCGCTACTCTACCAATCATCGTCCAGACTTGCACAACACTGAAAGCCCTGTGAAGATCGGACCTTTTCCTTCTTGGTATGACCCTGACAAAATCGTGTCACTGGATCCGTGGGGTTTTGACATCCCGGCACATTTTCAGGAAGCATACGGTTGTGGCTACGATGTGCGCCCAACTATTGCCGTCACTCAGGCTCGCCTGCAAATTCCCGAGATCACAGAAGCCTTGGAAAAAGGTCGTCTGAAAATTGACGGCAAAATAATCACAGAAAACAAAGACGTCAAAGTAACCAAGGTCGCCATTGAACCGGTATGGTACCTGCCCGGTATTGCCAAACGCCTGAACGTCGATGAAGGTGATTTGCGCAAAATTCTGTTTCAGGAAACTGGCGGCATGTTCCCAGAGTTGGTGACACGCCCGGATTTGAAAGTGATGCTGCCACCTATCGGATCCACGACTGTCTATATTTTTGGTGATCCCAAGGATCTGGCAAATCCCGAAATCGAACTGACTTGCCGGGTGCATGATGAATGCAATGGTTCCGATGTTTTTGGATCTGATATTTGCACATGCCGTCCCTATTTGATTTACGGCATCGAGGATGCGGCCCGTACCGCTCAACGAGGTGGAGTTGGTATCATCGCCTACTACCGCAAGGAAGGTCGTGCCCTTGGCGAAGTGACCAAGTTCCTGGTTTACAATGCCCGAAAACGCCAAGTTGGCGGAGACTCTGCTGCCACTTACTTCCATCGCACAGAATGTGTCGCGGGAGTTGAGGATGCCCGTTTCCAGGAGTTGATGCCGGATATTTTAAACTTCTTTGGAATTACAAAAATTCACAATCTGCATTCGATGAGCAACATGAAATACGATGCCATTGTTAAAAGTGGTATCTCGGTCGTGAATCGAATTTCAATTCCCGACTACCTAATTCCTGCCGATGCCCAGGTCGAAATTGAAGCCAAGAAAGCCGCCGGATACTTTAGTCAGGGCATGCAGAAATCCGTTCACGAACTGGCCATGGTGCAAGGAAGAGGTATCGATGAGCAACGTTAG
- the mmsA gene encoding CoA-acylating methylmalonate-semialdehyde dehydrogenase: MSVKIPLSPIPVLNFVSGKFKAGTGSKISIHSPHNGALIGEVHQSSSEEVQTAIADARRAQKEWAATPIKERTKVLFQLRQILLRDIDEISHLKSSESGKTFAEGKAGLMKGIEVLEFATSLQNLDVGGKLEVSRGVSCEYRRMPVGVVASITPFNFPAMVPFWTIPTALALGNAYIWKPSEKTPLTSMKIAQSLQEAGLPDGIFQVLQGGAEVAQSLLDHPDVQALSFVGSTPVARAVYERGTKAGKRILALGGAKNHIVLLPDANPEIAGIGISDSFTGCAGQRCMAAAVVLAVGEVRHHIQKIIDRASSLELGKDMGAIISKAQVKFLHDQIANAVAEGAKILLDGRKASPPPGMEQGNWIGPTILDYVSPHQEISKLELFGPVLCIVRCKDISEAMRIENSSLMGNACSVFTSSGALAEKVISMASTGMVGVNVGVPVPREPFSFGGINQSKFGHGDITGTSSLDFWSNLKKVTVKWDQQHDNNWMS, encoded by the coding sequence ATGAGCGTTAAGATTCCTCTTTCGCCCATTCCTGTTTTGAATTTTGTCTCTGGAAAATTCAAAGCTGGAACGGGTTCTAAAATTTCTATTCACTCCCCGCACAATGGGGCCTTGATTGGCGAAGTTCACCAATCTTCCTCTGAAGAGGTTCAAACTGCCATCGCAGACGCACGCAGAGCTCAGAAAGAATGGGCCGCGACACCTATTAAAGAGCGTACGAAAGTTCTATTCCAGCTTCGTCAAATTCTATTGCGCGACATCGATGAAATTTCTCATTTAAAAAGTTCAGAGTCTGGCAAAACTTTTGCGGAAGGAAAAGCCGGTTTGATGAAAGGCATCGAGGTTCTGGAATTTGCAACATCTTTGCAAAATCTGGATGTCGGCGGAAAGCTGGAAGTTTCCCGGGGTGTAAGCTGTGAGTATCGCAGAATGCCTGTGGGAGTTGTGGCCAGTATCACGCCTTTCAACTTCCCAGCGATGGTTCCCTTCTGGACAATTCCAACGGCACTCGCCCTGGGCAATGCCTATATTTGGAAGCCCTCTGAAAAGACACCGCTGACTTCGATGAAGATTGCCCAATCACTGCAGGAAGCCGGTCTTCCGGATGGCATCTTTCAAGTTCTGCAAGGCGGTGCCGAAGTGGCGCAGTCCCTTCTGGATCACCCGGATGTCCAGGCTCTTTCTTTTGTCGGTTCAACACCAGTGGCCCGCGCGGTCTACGAGCGTGGCACTAAAGCCGGCAAACGCATTCTCGCCCTTGGCGGAGCAAAAAATCATATTGTCTTGCTTCCAGATGCAAATCCAGAAATTGCTGGCATCGGGATCAGTGACTCCTTCACCGGATGCGCAGGTCAACGCTGCATGGCCGCGGCTGTTGTGCTCGCGGTTGGTGAGGTTCGTCACCACATTCAAAAAATTATCGACCGTGCAAGCTCCCTGGAACTTGGCAAAGACATGGGAGCGATCATCAGCAAGGCGCAAGTCAAATTCCTGCATGATCAAATTGCAAACGCAGTCGCCGAGGGTGCAAAAATTCTTCTCGATGGCAGAAAGGCCTCCCCGCCCCCAGGTATGGAGCAAGGCAACTGGATTGGCCCTACAATTCTGGATTACGTGTCGCCACATCAGGAAATTTCCAAACTTGAACTCTTTGGACCGGTTCTTTGTATCGTTCGCTGCAAAGATATTTCAGAAGCCATGAGAATCGAGAACTCTTCACTGATGGGCAATGCCTGTTCGGTTTTCACTTCTTCCGGCGCATTGGCCGAAAAAGTGATTTCTATGGCAAGCACCGGAATGGTCGGAGTGAATGTGGGCGTCCCCGTCCCACGGGAACCATTCTCTTTCGGCGGTATCAATCAATCCAAATTCGGTCATGGCGACATAACCGGAACTTCTTCTTTGGATTTTTGGTCAAACTTAAAAAAAGTCACAGTCAAATGGGACCAACAACACGACAATAATTGGATGTCATAA
- a CDS encoding DUF1904 domain-containing protein produces MPHIRFRGMKAEQVANLSQTLPQQLAPSMETSEDNFSFELINTQYFIKGQSGGEYPFVEVLWFQRSQEVQDKSAMIITEKVKALCPQDDIAVIFIPLEKKNYYENGSHF; encoded by the coding sequence ATGCCACATATACGTTTTCGCGGAATGAAAGCTGAGCAAGTTGCGAATTTAAGCCAGACCTTACCACAGCAACTGGCACCTTCGATGGAAACAAGTGAGGACAATTTCTCATTTGAACTCATCAACACTCAATATTTCATTAAAGGCCAAAGCGGTGGTGAGTATCCCTTCGTTGAGGTTCTTTGGTTTCAAAGGTCCCAAGAGGTGCAAGATAAAAGTGCAATGATCATCACTGAAAAAGTAAAAGCACTATGTCCTCAAGATGATATCGCCGTTATCTTTATTCCTCTCGAAAAAAAGAATTACTACGAAAACGGCAGTCATTTCTAA
- a CDS encoding methyl-accepting chemotaxis protein, with translation MSVRIWNGRSYRYKTLALLIAALVPLWAIVLFYLMPMVRDNMYEDRKVMLHNTVDLASNTIQRYYKQFEDKKITEEEAQKLALAAISEYRYAGSEYFWINDFGPNVLMHPIKPELDGKDAGGIKDPNGVHLFKEFALMAQTPAAEGFVNYMWPKPGSPHPVPKISFVRQFKPWKWVVGTGVYVDDVEKMVAAVRLKVMIGFGLASFIAFAVFAMFSNKLMKFLTRTVVDTSDASKQVKEASNMLSSAGQNVAQGSVESAAKIEDTLGAVRTLSEVVGANQERANQAASLAQSSEQGAATGADEIRRLMESITAMSKISEEITSAMDIIDDIAFQTNLLALNAAVEAARAGEQGRGFAVVADAVRTLSLKSAEAAKEVKAVVTSNVNQTRISLDLAQKSDEVLNEIVSSVKKVSILNKEIADTTRDQTEGIQSIYKSMEGLERQTQAFSAAAEETAATSEEMSAQASNLELMVNNIAVEVVGKKAA, from the coding sequence ATGAGTGTACGTATATGGAATGGGCGAAGTTATCGCTATAAAACACTGGCATTGTTAATTGCAGCGCTGGTTCCCCTATGGGCGATTGTGTTGTTTTATTTGATGCCGATGGTTCGCGACAACATGTACGAGGATCGCAAGGTCATGTTACACAATACCGTTGATCTCGCCTCCAATACAATCCAACGATACTACAAGCAGTTCGAGGATAAGAAGATCACCGAAGAAGAGGCGCAAAAGCTGGCGCTTGCGGCGATCTCTGAGTATCGCTATGCCGGCAGTGAATATTTTTGGATCAACGATTTTGGCCCGAATGTGTTGATGCATCCAATTAAGCCAGAGTTGGATGGTAAAGATGCCGGCGGGATCAAGGATCCTAACGGAGTGCATTTGTTCAAAGAGTTTGCGTTGATGGCGCAAACACCTGCGGCGGAAGGTTTCGTGAATTATATGTGGCCGAAACCAGGCTCGCCTCATCCGGTTCCTAAAATAAGTTTCGTCAGACAATTCAAACCTTGGAAATGGGTGGTTGGAACTGGCGTCTATGTGGATGACGTTGAAAAAATGGTCGCGGCAGTGCGCTTGAAAGTCATGATCGGATTCGGTCTGGCTTCGTTCATCGCCTTTGCGGTTTTTGCGATGTTTTCAAATAAATTGATGAAGTTCTTAACTCGTACGGTTGTTGATACCAGCGATGCCAGCAAGCAAGTGAAGGAAGCATCAAACATGCTTTCCAGTGCCGGTCAGAACGTGGCGCAAGGATCCGTTGAGTCGGCTGCAAAAATTGAAGACACGCTGGGTGCGGTGCGTACGCTGAGCGAAGTGGTTGGTGCCAATCAGGAGCGCGCAAACCAGGCTGCGAGTCTTGCGCAAAGTTCGGAGCAAGGGGCTGCCACGGGCGCTGATGAGATTCGTCGTCTGATGGAATCCATTACGGCCATGTCCAAGATCTCTGAGGAAATCACTTCGGCGATGGACATCATTGATGACATCGCATTTCAGACAAATCTACTGGCCTTGAATGCAGCGGTGGAAGCTGCCCGGGCCGGGGAGCAGGGTCGTGGTTTCGCCGTGGTGGCGGATGCAGTTCGTACACTTTCGTTAAAATCTGCGGAAGCGGCCAAGGAAGTAAAAGCGGTTGTGACCAGCAACGTGAATCAAACAAGGATTTCTCTGGATCTGGCACAAAAGAGTGATGAAGTCTTAAATGAGATCGTCAGTTCTGTGAAAAAAGTCAGCATCCTGAACAAGGAAATCGCAGATACCACTCGTGACCAAACAGAAGGAATTCAATCCATCTACAAATCGATGGAGGGGTTGGAAAGACAAACTCAGGCGTTCTCGGCTGCGGCAGAGGAAACGGCTGCGACTTCAGAAGAAATGTCTGCCCAAGCCAGCAACCTTGAGTTGATGGTCAATAATATCGCTGTGGAAGTCGTGGGTAAAAAGGCCGCCTAA
- a CDS encoding DUF924 family protein — protein MDAEASRVLNFWFEELNPELWFAKKPDLDREILQKFLGTYRKVERCETFRWRATPRGRLAEVIVLDQFSRNIFRDTPEAFKNDGLALALSQEAIATGDDQKLDRDERVFLYMPFMHSESDLIHQEAVRLFSQQGLENSLEYELEHKILIDRFGRYPYRNEILGRPSTKEELAYLKMPGSATF, from the coding sequence ATGGATGCAGAAGCTTCACGCGTTCTCAATTTCTGGTTTGAAGAGCTAAATCCCGAACTCTGGTTTGCTAAAAAGCCTGACCTGGACCGGGAGATTCTTCAAAAGTTTTTGGGAACCTACAGAAAAGTAGAACGATGCGAGACATTTCGCTGGCGAGCAACGCCTCGCGGGCGTCTGGCTGAAGTTATTGTTCTGGACCAATTCTCTCGTAACATTTTCAGAGATACCCCGGAGGCCTTTAAAAACGACGGCCTCGCTTTGGCCCTCTCACAGGAGGCGATTGCAACCGGGGACGATCAAAAACTGGATCGTGACGAACGAGTCTTCCTGTATATGCCATTCATGCACAGTGAATCAGATCTGATACACCAAGAGGCTGTACGTTTATTCTCTCAACAGGGCCTTGAAAACTCCCTGGAGTATGAACTGGAACACAAGATCCTTATCGACAGGTTCGGCCGCTACCCCTATCGCAATGAAATATTGGGACGGCCTTCAACCAAAGAAGAGCTGGCTTACTTGAAAATGCCGGGCTCGGCCACCTTTTAG
- a CDS encoding DUF2127 domain-containing protein, whose amino-acid sequence MSGIKLIASIEAVKGIAVLFVSIGILSLMGQDIQRVGVQVSHYLGVEHNHFYKSIFTALKEHSQILRQLALLALAYSALRFVEAYGLWNERSWAEWLAIVSGGIYLPFEILKLIEGFAWWKVGITVVNVLIVAYLIYFKIRRDRLLK is encoded by the coding sequence ATGAGTGGAATTAAATTGATTGCTTCCATCGAGGCCGTCAAGGGCATCGCGGTGCTTTTTGTCAGTATCGGAATTCTAAGTTTGATGGGACAGGACATTCAAAGAGTGGGTGTGCAGGTCTCCCATTACCTCGGAGTGGAGCACAATCATTTTTATAAGTCGATATTCACTGCGCTGAAGGAACACAGTCAAATACTCCGGCAGCTGGCTCTGTTGGCATTGGCGTATTCAGCATTGCGATTTGTCGAGGCCTATGGATTGTGGAATGAACGCAGTTGGGCTGAGTGGTTGGCAATTGTTTCCGGGGGCATTTATCTGCCATTTGAGATCTTGAAGCTCATCGAGGGTTTTGCCTGGTGGAAAGTGGGCATCACGGTAGTGAATGTCCTGATTGTCGCTTACTTGATTTATTTTAAAATTCGCCGGGACCGGCTTTTAAAATGA
- a CDS encoding MarR family winged helix-turn-helix transcriptional regulator, with amino-acid sequence MTEDMQLHILLSKLTIDFETALEEFFQEYKLTTTRFIILNLLYNSPDGMTPTETAKAVGVTNATISAIISNLKQVGWIDSRQKLGDSRSYSIVLSDSGLELMNKVLPVYNQNISQMWSQFSSDEKRNLGNLMTRVSQLVGVMSKNN; translated from the coding sequence ATGACAGAGGATATGCAATTACATATATTACTGAGCAAGCTGACGATTGATTTTGAAACGGCTCTGGAAGAGTTCTTTCAGGAGTACAAACTAACCACCACTAGATTCATCATTCTGAACCTTCTTTATAATAGTCCCGATGGGATGACTCCAACAGAGACAGCCAAGGCGGTGGGGGTTACCAATGCGACGATTTCAGCCATCATCTCGAATTTGAAACAGGTCGGATGGATTGATTCCCGTCAAAAGTTGGGGGACAGTCGTTCATACAGCATTGTTTTGTCAGACTCAGGTCTGGAACTAATGAATAAAGTCCTGCCAGTTTATAATCAAAACATCAGTCAAATGTGGTCCCAGTTCAGTAGCGATGAGAAACGGAATTTAGGGAACTTAATGACTCGAGTCAGTCAGCTGGTCGGGGTCATGAGCAAGAACAATTAA
- a CDS encoding S8 family serine peptidase: MATVLRTKKILSAFLLALSSVTLSTLLVNCNGSGFELADSCFNDGGDPLFSYAWHLANCGQKGLSKNGGTSGVDLNLRATWSAGILGNGVKVRVSDDGLQHIHEDLSPNFQTVQLRSRDYTTGSPYDFATAAPHDCPNADPALSAYDDHGTAVSGLIAAAGGNGVGSRGVAPKAQLSIANLLSCAVTQDNAMILDQATGTDFDVLNMSWGVDQNSLPEVYAAYETQLETAVTSYRSGKGAILVKAAGNFFTTECHHTASDDNSSSTCVGNSNLDGDNTNPYQILVAALNAKGYASSYSSPGANIWISGFGGEFGYTNPAMVTTDRSGCSNGFSYTGSSTTVPFQNGSSPNTNCNYTATFNGTSSAAPTVSGVAALLLEANPNLTWRDVKYILAKTAVPMDYVTTGSISHPLGTSVPSGYSWELPWKTNSAGFKFHNWYGFGKVNVDAAVAMARSYSTSLGTYFESPWLSFMGLSLDIPAGSAAGVTDTRSITVGTDQDVKIESVQIRLQVTHTDLSKVAIELTSPSGMRSIIVNMHNTLTTVANYNNEVFLSNAFYQERSSGLWTIKLVNASGTGTLTSWGIRFTGVK; this comes from the coding sequence GTGGCAACCGTGTTAAGAACTAAAAAGATTCTATCAGCTTTCCTTCTGGCTTTAAGCAGCGTGACTTTGAGTACGTTGCTGGTGAACTGCAATGGCAGCGGTTTTGAGCTGGCCGACTCGTGCTTTAATGATGGCGGTGACCCGTTGTTTTCTTATGCGTGGCACTTGGCTAACTGTGGGCAAAAAGGCCTGTCCAAAAATGGTGGAACCAGTGGCGTGGATTTAAATTTGCGTGCGACGTGGTCTGCGGGGATATTGGGGAATGGCGTAAAGGTTCGTGTGTCAGATGATGGTCTTCAGCATATTCATGAGGACCTCAGCCCAAATTTTCAAACTGTACAACTTAGATCTCGGGACTATACCACGGGGAGTCCCTATGATTTCGCGACAGCTGCGCCACATGATTGTCCGAATGCCGATCCAGCTTTATCTGCTTATGATGATCACGGAACTGCAGTTTCCGGGCTTATTGCCGCAGCCGGTGGCAATGGGGTGGGGTCGCGCGGAGTGGCTCCAAAAGCGCAATTAAGTATTGCAAATCTTTTAAGCTGTGCCGTGACTCAAGACAATGCGATGATTCTTGATCAGGCCACTGGCACGGACTTCGATGTTCTGAATATGAGTTGGGGCGTGGATCAGAACTCGTTGCCAGAAGTATATGCTGCTTATGAAACTCAATTGGAGACAGCTGTGACCAGCTATCGCAGCGGCAAAGGTGCGATTCTGGTGAAGGCGGCGGGAAATTTCTTTACGACTGAATGCCATCATACGGCATCCGATGACAATTCAAGCAGTACTTGTGTTGGTAATTCGAATTTGGACGGGGACAATACAAACCCATACCAAATCCTGGTGGCGGCTTTGAACGCCAAAGGTTATGCTTCCAGCTATTCTTCGCCCGGTGCGAACATTTGGATTTCGGGCTTTGGTGGGGAGTTCGGTTATACGAATCCCGCGATGGTGACGACAGATCGCTCCGGTTGCAGTAATGGATTTTCCTACACTGGAAGCTCGACGACAGTTCCTTTTCAGAATGGAAGTTCGCCAAATACAAATTGTAATTATACGGCGACTTTCAACGGAACATCTTCGGCTGCGCCGACGGTATCTGGTGTCGCAGCGTTGTTGTTGGAAGCCAACCCCAACCTGACTTGGCGGGATGTGAAATACATTTTGGCAAAAACGGCCGTGCCTATGGACTACGTGACAACGGGTTCAATTTCTCATCCATTGGGGACGTCGGTTCCGTCGGGCTATTCTTGGGAGTTGCCTTGGAAGACCAATAGTGCCGGATTTAAGTTTCACAACTGGTATGGTTTCGGCAAAGTAAACGTGGATGCAGCTGTTGCCATGGCAAGATCCTATAGCACTTCACTGGGCACTTACTTCGAGAGTCCTTGGTTGTCATTTATGGGGTTGAGTTTGGATATTCCTGCGGGGAGTGCTGCTGGTGTGACCGATACCCGAAGCATTACAGTGGGCACCGATCAGGATGTAAAAATTGAAAGCGTACAAATTCGTCTTCAGGTCACGCACACGGATTTATCAAAAGTGGCTATTGAGTTAACTTCTCCGTCGGGCATGCGTAGTATCATCGTAAACATGCACAACACTCTGACGACTGTTGCGAACTATAATAATGAAGTCTTTCTGTCGAATGCCTTTTATCAAGAGCGTTCCTCTGGATTGTGGACGATCAAACTGGTTAATGCCAGTGGAACCGGTACACTGACAAGCTGGGGAATCAGATTCACCGGCGTGAAGTAA